One window of bacterium genomic DNA carries:
- a CDS encoding GIY-YIG nuclease family protein, protein MDGEGKAVEMKVEASSSPWYVYILRCRDGTLYTGITTNLERRLREHNRGRGGSYTAGRGPAKLVYSEPHPDRSAALKREARIKGWSRRKKERLVTG, encoded by the coding sequence ATGGACGGCGAGGGTAAAGCGGTCGAGATGAAGGTCGAAGCTTCGTCTTCTCCCTGGTACGTCTACATTCTCCGCTGCCGAGACGGCACGCTCTATACCGGGATCACCACAAACCTCGAGCGGCGCCTCCGGGAGCATAACCGCGGCCGCGGCGGCAGCTACACCGCCGGCCGCGGCCCGGCGAAGCTGGTCTACTCCGAACCCCACCCCGACCGTTCCGCGGCGTTGAAGCGCGAAGCCCGGATCAAGGGCTGGAGCCGCCGGAAAAAGGAGCGGCTGGTCACCGGGTGA
- the mscL gene encoding large-conductance mechanosensitive channel protein MscL gives MLKEFKDFAVRGNVVDMAVGIIIGGAFGTIVKSLVDDVLMPPIGLLLGGVDFSDKMVVLKEAVVNSAGEPVAAAVQLKYGLFVNGVISFLIVAFAVFLLIKGINQLKRKPVEAPAEPTVKDCPFCCSAIPIEATRCPNCTSQIP, from the coding sequence ATACTGAAGGAGTTCAAGGATTTCGCCGTCCGCGGGAACGTCGTGGACATGGCGGTCGGCATCATCATCGGGGGAGCTTTCGGGACCATAGTCAAGAGCCTGGTGGACGACGTCCTCATGCCCCCGATCGGCCTGCTCCTGGGCGGAGTGGACTTCTCGGACAAGATGGTCGTCCTCAAGGAAGCGGTCGTGAACTCGGCGGGCGAGCCGGTCGCCGCCGCCGTCCAGCTCAAATACGGGCTCTTCGTCAACGGGGTGATCAGTTTCCTGATCGTGGCTTTCGCCGTTTTTCTCCTGATCAAGGGTATCAATCAGCTCAAGCGCAAACCGGTCGAGGCCCCGGCGGAACCGACCGTCAAGGACTGCCCCTTCTGCTGTTCGGCCATCCCGATCGAAGCCACCCGCTGCCCGAACTGCACCTCCCAGATCCCCTGA